The following are from one region of the Cinclus cinclus chromosome 7, bCinCin1.1, whole genome shotgun sequence genome:
- the MFSD13A gene encoding transmembrane protein 180 isoform X1 encodes MGLRLLACVFHLPTAVIYGSLSLFVSILHNVFLLYYVDTFVSVYKIDKLSFWIGETVFLIWNSLNDPLFGWMSDRVFLSTQQAGAEISSPEVVLKRLRALSHNGPLFAISFLAFWVAWAHPGLQFLLCLCMYDSFLTMVDLHHNALLADLAVSAKDRTSLNFYCSLFSAIGSLSVFMSYAVWNKEDFFSFRIFCVLLALCSIVGFTLSTQLLRQRFQADGKAKWDQESTLKELYIEKLSVPQEKRITLAEYLQQLSRHRNFLWFVCMNLVQVFHCHFNSNFFPLFLEHLLSDQISVSTGSFLLGVSYIAPHLNNLYFLSLCRRCGVYAVVRGLFFLKLALSVVMLLAGPDQVYLLCIFIASNRVFTEGTCKLLNLVVTDLVDEDLVLNRRKQAASALLFGMVALVTKPGQTFAPLIGTWLLCAYTGYDIFQRNPLSNVVSAQPKPESATALEPTLRQGCFYLLVFVPITCALLQLLSWSQFSLHGKRLQAVKAQRQSLTQGQAAEVKTI; translated from the exons ATGGGGCTGCGACTGCTggcttgtgttttccatttgcCCACTGCAGTGATCTACGGGTCTCTGTCGctctttgtttccattttgcaCAACGTGTTCCTCCTGTACTATGTGGACACCTTTGTCTCTGTCTACAAGATTGATAAACTGTCCTTTTGGATAGGAGAG ACAGTGTTTCTGATCTGGAACAGCCTCAATGACCCTTTGTTTGGCTGGATGAGTGACCGAGTGTTCCTTAGCACACAGCA ggcaggagcagagatttCCTCCCCTGAAGTAGTTCTGAAGAGGCTCAGAGCACTAAGCCACAATGGCCCCCTCTTTGCCATTTCTTTCCTGGCTTTCTGGGTTGCCTGGGCTCATCCTGGTTTGCAGTTTCTCCTTTGCCTTTGCATGTATGACAGCTTTCTCACTATGGTTGACCTTCATCACAACGCCTTGCTTGCAGACCTGGCTGTTTCAGCGAAAGACAGGACTAGCCTCAACTTCTACTGCTCCCTCTTCAGTGCCATAGGCTCCCTGTCTGTCTTCATGTCCTATGCAGTATGGAACAAGGAGGACTTCTTTTCATTTCGCATATTTTGTGTCTTGCTGGCCCTCTGCTCCATTGTTGGTTTCACCCTGTCCACACAGCTGCTCCGCCAGCGGTTTCAGGCTGATGGAAAAGCGAAATGGGACCAGGAATCAACCCTGAAAGA gCTGTACATTGAGAAACTCTCCGTCCCCCAGGAGAAGAGGATCACCCTGGCAGAAtatctccagcagctctcccgGCATCGCAACTTCCTCTGGTTTGTCTGCATGAATCTTGTCCAG GTTTTTCACTGCCATTTTAACAGCAACTTCTTCCCTCTGTTCCTGGAGCACCTGCTGTCAGACCAGATCTCTGTCTCTACTGGATCCTTCCTGCTTG GTGTTTCCTACATTGCCCCCCATCTCAATAATCTCTACTTCCTGTCACTCTGCCGCCGCTGTGGGGTTTATGCTGTAGTGCGAGGACTCTTCTTCCTGAAGCTGGCTCTGAGTGTTGTCatgctcctggcaggacctgaTCAGGTGTATCTGCTCTGCATCTTCATTGCCAG CAACCGTGTGTTCACAGAAGGGACCTGTAAGTTACTCAACCTGGTGGTCACTGACTTGGTGGATGAGGACCTAGTCCTGAACCGTAGGAAGCAGgcagcctcagccctgctcttTGGGATGGTGGCTCTGGTCACCAAGCCAGGCCAGACCTTCGCCCCTCTGATTGGCacctggctgctctgtgcatACACAG GCTACGACATCTTCCAGCGCAACCCCCTGAGCAATGTGGTGAGTGCCCAGCCGAAGCCGGAGTCTGCCACAGCCTTGGAGCCAACTCTTCGCCAGGGCTGCTTTTACCTTCTGGTCTTTGTGCCCATCACGtgtgccctgctgcagctcctcagctggTCACAATTCAGCCTGCATGGGAAGCGGCTGCAGGCAGTGAAGGCTCAGCGGCAGAGCCTGACACAAGGCCAAGCAGCAGAGGTCAAAACAATCTAA
- the MFSD13A gene encoding transmembrane protein 180 isoform X3: protein MGLRLLACVFHLPTAVIYGSLSLFVSILHNVFLLYYVDTFVSVYKIDKLSFWIGETVFLIWNSLNDPLFGWMSDRVFLSTQQAGAEISSPEVVLKRLRALSHNGPLFAISFLAFWVAWAHPGLQFLLCLCMYDSFLTMVDLHHNALLADLAVSAKDRTSLNFYCSLFSAIGSLSVFMSYAVWNKEDFFSFRIFCVLLALCSIVGFTLSTQLLRQRFQADGKAKWDQESTLKELYIEKLSVPQEKRITLVFHCHFNSNFFPLFLEHLLSDQISVSTGSFLLGVSYIAPHLNNLYFLSLCRRCGVYAVVRGLFFLKLALSVVMLLAGPDQVYLLCIFIASNRVFTEGTCKLLNLVVTDLVDEDLVLNRRKQAASALLFGMVALVTKPGQTFAPLIGTWLLCAYTGYDIFQRNPLSNVVSAQPKPESATALEPTLRQGCFYLLVFVPITCALLQLLSWSQFSLHGKRLQAVKAQRQSLTQGQAAEVKTI, encoded by the exons ATGGGGCTGCGACTGCTggcttgtgttttccatttgcCCACTGCAGTGATCTACGGGTCTCTGTCGctctttgtttccattttgcaCAACGTGTTCCTCCTGTACTATGTGGACACCTTTGTCTCTGTCTACAAGATTGATAAACTGTCCTTTTGGATAGGAGAG ACAGTGTTTCTGATCTGGAACAGCCTCAATGACCCTTTGTTTGGCTGGATGAGTGACCGAGTGTTCCTTAGCACACAGCA ggcaggagcagagatttCCTCCCCTGAAGTAGTTCTGAAGAGGCTCAGAGCACTAAGCCACAATGGCCCCCTCTTTGCCATTTCTTTCCTGGCTTTCTGGGTTGCCTGGGCTCATCCTGGTTTGCAGTTTCTCCTTTGCCTTTGCATGTATGACAGCTTTCTCACTATGGTTGACCTTCATCACAACGCCTTGCTTGCAGACCTGGCTGTTTCAGCGAAAGACAGGACTAGCCTCAACTTCTACTGCTCCCTCTTCAGTGCCATAGGCTCCCTGTCTGTCTTCATGTCCTATGCAGTATGGAACAAGGAGGACTTCTTTTCATTTCGCATATTTTGTGTCTTGCTGGCCCTCTGCTCCATTGTTGGTTTCACCCTGTCCACACAGCTGCTCCGCCAGCGGTTTCAGGCTGATGGAAAAGCGAAATGGGACCAGGAATCAACCCTGAAAGA gCTGTACATTGAGAAACTCTCCGTCCCCCAGGAGAAGAGGATCACCCTG GTTTTTCACTGCCATTTTAACAGCAACTTCTTCCCTCTGTTCCTGGAGCACCTGCTGTCAGACCAGATCTCTGTCTCTACTGGATCCTTCCTGCTTG GTGTTTCCTACATTGCCCCCCATCTCAATAATCTCTACTTCCTGTCACTCTGCCGCCGCTGTGGGGTTTATGCTGTAGTGCGAGGACTCTTCTTCCTGAAGCTGGCTCTGAGTGTTGTCatgctcctggcaggacctgaTCAGGTGTATCTGCTCTGCATCTTCATTGCCAG CAACCGTGTGTTCACAGAAGGGACCTGTAAGTTACTCAACCTGGTGGTCACTGACTTGGTGGATGAGGACCTAGTCCTGAACCGTAGGAAGCAGgcagcctcagccctgctcttTGGGATGGTGGCTCTGGTCACCAAGCCAGGCCAGACCTTCGCCCCTCTGATTGGCacctggctgctctgtgcatACACAG GCTACGACATCTTCCAGCGCAACCCCCTGAGCAATGTGGTGAGTGCCCAGCCGAAGCCGGAGTCTGCCACAGCCTTGGAGCCAACTCTTCGCCAGGGCTGCTTTTACCTTCTGGTCTTTGTGCCCATCACGtgtgccctgctgcagctcctcagctggTCACAATTCAGCCTGCATGGGAAGCGGCTGCAGGCAGTGAAGGCTCAGCGGCAGAGCCTGACACAAGGCCAAGCAGCAGAGGTCAAAACAATCTAA
- the MFSD13A gene encoding transmembrane protein 180 isoform X2, giving the protein MGLRLLACVFHLPTAVIYGSLSLFVSILHNVFLLYYVDTFVSVYKIDKLSFWIGETVFLIWNSLNDPLFGWMSDRVFLSTQQAGAEISSPEVVLKRLRALSHNGPLFAISFLAFWVAWAHPGLQFLLCLCMYDSFLTMVDLHHNALLADLAVSAKDRTSLNFYCSLFSAIGSLSVFMSYAVWNKEDFFSFRIFCVLLALCSIVGFTLSTQLLRQRFQADGKEPMCNGLVVSFRLYIEKLSVPQEKRITLAEYLQQLSRHRNFLWFVCMNLVQVFHCHFNSNFFPLFLEHLLSDQISVSTGSFLLGVSYIAPHLNNLYFLSLCRRCGVYAVVRGLFFLKLALSVVMLLAGPDQVYLLCIFIASNRVFTEGTCKLLNLVVTDLVDEDLVLNRRKQAASALLFGMVALVTKPGQTFAPLIGTWLLCAYTGYDIFQRNPLSNVVSAQPKPESATALEPTLRQGCFYLLVFVPITCALLQLLSWSQFSLHGKRLQAVKAQRQSLTQGQAAEVKTI; this is encoded by the exons ATGGGGCTGCGACTGCTggcttgtgttttccatttgcCCACTGCAGTGATCTACGGGTCTCTGTCGctctttgtttccattttgcaCAACGTGTTCCTCCTGTACTATGTGGACACCTTTGTCTCTGTCTACAAGATTGATAAACTGTCCTTTTGGATAGGAGAG ACAGTGTTTCTGATCTGGAACAGCCTCAATGACCCTTTGTTTGGCTGGATGAGTGACCGAGTGTTCCTTAGCACACAGCA ggcaggagcagagatttCCTCCCCTGAAGTAGTTCTGAAGAGGCTCAGAGCACTAAGCCACAATGGCCCCCTCTTTGCCATTTCTTTCCTGGCTTTCTGGGTTGCCTGGGCTCATCCTGGTTTGCAGTTTCTCCTTTGCCTTTGCATGTATGACAGCTTTCTCACTATGGTTGACCTTCATCACAACGCCTTGCTTGCAGACCTGGCTGTTTCAGCGAAAGACAGGACTAGCCTCAACTTCTACTGCTCCCTCTTCAGTGCCATAGGCTCCCTGTCTGTCTTCATGTCCTATGCAGTATGGAACAAGGAGGACTTCTTTTCATTTCGCATATTTTGTGTCTTGCTGGCCCTCTGCTCCATTGTTGGTTTCACCCTGTCCACACAGCTGCTCCGCCAGCGGTTTCAGGCTGATGGAAAA GAACCTATGTGTAATGGCTTGGTTG tttcttttaggCTGTACATTGAGAAACTCTCCGTCCCCCAGGAGAAGAGGATCACCCTGGCAGAAtatctccagcagctctcccgGCATCGCAACTTCCTCTGGTTTGTCTGCATGAATCTTGTCCAG GTTTTTCACTGCCATTTTAACAGCAACTTCTTCCCTCTGTTCCTGGAGCACCTGCTGTCAGACCAGATCTCTGTCTCTACTGGATCCTTCCTGCTTG GTGTTTCCTACATTGCCCCCCATCTCAATAATCTCTACTTCCTGTCACTCTGCCGCCGCTGTGGGGTTTATGCTGTAGTGCGAGGACTCTTCTTCCTGAAGCTGGCTCTGAGTGTTGTCatgctcctggcaggacctgaTCAGGTGTATCTGCTCTGCATCTTCATTGCCAG CAACCGTGTGTTCACAGAAGGGACCTGTAAGTTACTCAACCTGGTGGTCACTGACTTGGTGGATGAGGACCTAGTCCTGAACCGTAGGAAGCAGgcagcctcagccctgctcttTGGGATGGTGGCTCTGGTCACCAAGCCAGGCCAGACCTTCGCCCCTCTGATTGGCacctggctgctctgtgcatACACAG GCTACGACATCTTCCAGCGCAACCCCCTGAGCAATGTGGTGAGTGCCCAGCCGAAGCCGGAGTCTGCCACAGCCTTGGAGCCAACTCTTCGCCAGGGCTGCTTTTACCTTCTGGTCTTTGTGCCCATCACGtgtgccctgctgcagctcctcagctggTCACAATTCAGCCTGCATGGGAAGCGGCTGCAGGCAGTGAAGGCTCAGCGGCAGAGCCTGACACAAGGCCAAGCAGCAGAGGTCAAAACAATCTAA